The Portunus trituberculatus isolate SZX2019 chromosome 19, ASM1759143v1, whole genome shotgun sequence genome contains a region encoding:
- the LOC123506368 gene encoding uncharacterized protein LOC123506368 isoform X1 has product MFKWLKKVFGLEKSGREYSSSDSTVCTHSGREEVVKWVDQQIQDLQENAQKIDNGDSFSWVPLSTPSTVPPSPPHIRFSLSKPSSPSPQTSPSPPVTRNSPLKQPSLPSPPPRVTRNSPLKQPSLPSPLPRVTQNSPLKQPSLPSPSPRVTQNSPLKQPSLPSPLPRVTQNSPLKQPSLPSPPPRVTRNSLLEQSPLPSPSQPLLPKSPPKPRPSSRPPTPPLLDYSSNSTHTDGNASLPVGQSLKLPYISPKLSSQKEVPSPPSNTQTRLLSGTQAATRASNAQSLLEVSQDKKSSLSEVGISKVTPKHDILPAFEVKVGQTDMKVAGSKAVVSKIQQKSYPSCLLPTTLTNTIGELVTVNGTRYVRVKSKEEVMLVSLNAGPKGDAPCRVVWESGRPVPIFELSDLTLVNIDAFLSPKNERMQAMVVWQKEKPNTCLQLLDNTYIFLGGRSLTCQRKSLNVSAKNLNVTYDGKKVSAEVSNVVAFKENEVITMTEFLKLCHDEFYASVFRMLEGTGSGRVVYVCTCLWIGRRPVFEKLPIKLTRENVYKKISYGLYSPSGNTRTLYCDVNASLNLAKGAATIEVEVDGSCKSLEATHLLNMKSEKLKQHTPVQVRAHVLKEMCGGRENWSAVMIHLSEPTGSDVSSTWVAAEHTAPNINEDGAIQNTSVWSPRKGNTLNREGASISPTQRANISGAPKTSVPTGQKASVQYVPKPTVPMGKTQPKSASLSNLSLSTTAQENNAWSLELRSKYLTCSVAASKPNAAVAVGEGKAILVSRSILFVDQVKCPSSANLQSLLKNYQNLGVIFTESKETLTDMNFTMKYVALVAWAGKKPINANDIVRNRLSEMKLASVSALNAVMKVEASCCIKSVQNNRVTVLVCSKYLDNGQGIALTKLGNIYLDATPITLTAAMKLKKLFWNCELHIADGGKQLSVPLAWRGRKPATGAMLGTSTSQPRQAQSTDDLSDTLNGHRITPPLPCCKQVVAGVVTEVLAEGGRVKAEDGRRFTFSIDACFLYDLCLHQMKAREMLVVGMKVEIEVTYSGGSEVVRRVWLADRGASPTSSHFPEPKLDSWCRMNGVSTDTRQLLMKEAELLSPSLFPTAARGEATTIVDISA; this is encoded by the exons ATGTTCAAATGGCTCAAAAAAGTGTTCGGTCTTGAGAAGTCAGGAAGAGAGTACTCGTCCAGTGACAGCACCGTCTGTACACACAGCGGCAGGGAGGAGGTCGTGAAGTGGGTGGACCAACAGATCCAAGATCTTCAGGAAAATGctcaaaaaatagataatggagATTCATTTTCTTGGGTACCATTATCTACACCGTCTACTGTACCCCCTTCACCGCCACACATACGGTTCTCTCTGTCGAAAccgtcttctccttcccctcaaacatcaccatctccaccagTCACACGAAACTCTCCACTGAAGcagccttctcttccttctccaccaccacgagTGACACGAAACTCTCCACTGAAacagccttctcttccttctccactaccACGAGTCACACAAAACTCTCCACTGAAacagccttctcttccttctccatcaccacGAGTCACACAAAACTCTCCACTGAAacagccttctcttccttctccactaccACGAGTCACACAAAACTCTCCACTGAAacagccttctcttccttctccaccaccacgagTCACACGAAACTCTCTACTGGAacagtctcctcttccttctccttcacagcCACTCCTTCCAAAGTCTCCACCTAAGCCACGTCCTTCGTCTCgtcctccaacaccaccactgcttgaCTACTCTTCAAATTCCACACACACTGATGGCAATGCCTCCTTGCCTGTTGGCCAGTCTTTGAAGCTGCCTTATATCTCACCAAAACTCTCATCGCAGAAGGAGGTGCCATCCCCACCCTCCAACACACAGACAAGACTCTTATCAGGAACACAAGCTGCTACAAGAGCATCTAACGCACAGAGTCTGTTGGAGGTGTCCCAAGACAAAAAATCTTCACTTTCTGAGGTCGGCATTTCCAAAGTTACCCCAAAACATGATATTCTGCCGGCTTTTGAGGTCAAGGTTGGCCAGACTGACATGAAGGTGGCGGGCAGTAAGGCAGTAGTCTCCAAGATTCAGCAGAAGTCATATCCCAGCTGCTTGCTACCTACCACGCTCACAAATACCATCGGAGAGCTTGTCACTGTGAATGGAACGAGATACGTGCGGGTTAAGAGTAAGGAAGAGGTGATGTTGGTGTCCTTGAATGCAGGACCCAAGGGGGATGCACCGTGCAGGGTGGTGTGGGAGTCTGGCAGGCCAGTACCCATCTTTGAACTTAGTGACTTGACTCTTGTTAACATTGATGCCTTTTTGTCACCCAAGAATGAGAGAATGCAAGCGATGGTAGTCTGGCAGAAGGAAAAACCTAACACGTGTCTGCAGCTTCTTGACAACACGTACATCTTCCTGGGTGGTCGGAGTCTCACTTGCCAACGGAAATCACTGAACGTCTCTGCTAAAAACTTAAATGTAACTTATGACGGAAAAAAAGTCTCAGCAGAAGTAAGTAATGTTGTTGCattcaaagaaaatgaagtgattACGATGACTGAATTTCTTAAGCTTTGTCATGATGAATTTTATGCCAGCGTGTTCAGGATGCTAGAGGGGACTGGCAGTGGACGAGTGGTGTACGTGTGTACATGTCTTTGGATAGGAAGGAGGCCTGTCTTTGAAAAGTTGCCAATTAAGTTAacgagagagaatgtgtataaGAAAATCTCATATGGGCTTTATTCCCCTTCTGGCAACACGAGAACTCTTTATTGCGACGTGAACGCCAGTTTGAACCTTGCTAAAGGCGCTGCAACCATAGAAGTGGAGGTAGACGGGTCATGCAAGTCTCTAGAGGCCACCCATCTACTTAACATGAAGTCTGAGAAGCTTAAACAACATACTCCGGTCCAAGTTCGTGCCCACGTCCTGAAGGAGATGTGTGGTGGAAGGGAGAATTGGTCAGCTGTCATGATACACCTCTCTGAGCCTACAGGATCTGATGTATCATCGACGTGGGTCGCAGCAGAACATACAGCTCCGAACATCAACGAGGATGGTGCCATCCAAAACACCAGTGTTTGGTCACCACGGAAAGGTAACACTCTGAATAGAGAGGGAGCCAGCATTTCACCCACACAAAGAGCTAACATTTCAGGTGCACCAAAGACTAGCGTACCAACTGGACAGAAGGCTAGTGTTCAGTATGTACCAAAACCAACTGTTCCAATGGGAAAAACACAGCCAAAGAGTGCCAGCCTGAGTAACCTATCTCTCTCAACCACTGCACAGGAAAATAATGCATGGAGCTTGGAGTTAAGGAGCAAGTACTTGACCTGCTCAGTGGCGGCATCAAAACCCAATGCTGCGGTGGCAGTAGGTGAAGGAAAAGCAATCCTGGTGTCTAGAAGTATCCTTTTTGTCGATCAGGTAAAGTGTCCTTCATCAGCAAATCTTCAGTCTCTGCTCAAGAACTACCAAAACTTGGGTGTTATATTCACAGAATCAAAAGAGACATTAACTGACATGAATTTCACCATGAAGTATGTGGCACTTGTTGCTTGGGCAGGAAAGAAACCCATCAATGCCAATGACATTGTTCGAAACCGGCTATCTGAGATGAAATTGGCATCAGTTTCTGCCCTTAATGCTGTTATGAAAGTAGAGGCCAGTTGCTGCATTAAATCAGTGCAAAACAATAGAGTGACTGTATTAGTCTGTAGCAAATATCTCGACAATGGTCAAGGCATTGCTCTCACAAAGCTTGGCAACATCTACCTGGATGCGACGCCGATAACGCTGACTGCGGCGATGAAGTTAAAGAAACTGTTTTGGAATTGTGAGCTTCATATAGCAGATGGCGGGAAGCAGCTGTCAGTTCCTTTGGCTTGGCGTGGGAGGAAACCCGCGACTGGTGCAATGCTGGGGACCTCCACAAGCCAGCCCCGCCAGGCACAAAGCACGGACGATCTGAGTGACACCCTCAATGGACACCGAATAACGCCACCTCTGCCATGTTGTAAG caGGTGGTAGCGGGCGTAGTGACTGAGGTGCTAGCTGAAGGGGGCCGTGTAAAGGCGGAAGATGGTCGGCGTTTCACCTTCTCCATCGACGCCTGCTTCCTCTATGACTTGTGTCTCCACCAGATGAAGGCGCGGGAGATGCTGGTGGTTG GCATGAAGGTGGAGATCGAGGTGACGTATTCCGGTGGCAGCGAGGTAGTGCGGCGAGTTTGGCTGGCAGATCGCGGCGCCTCCCCTACCTCCTCCCATTTTCCCGAGCCCAAACTAGACTCCTGGTGCAGAATGAACGGCGTCTCCACCGACACGCGGCAGCTCCTG ATGAAGGAAGCCGAGctgctctccccttccctcttccccaccgCGGCCAGAGGGGAAGCCACCACGATCGTCGACATCAGTGCCTAG
- the LOC123506217 gene encoding uncharacterized protein LOC123506217, translating into MQRELRLPSLVERIHSNVTSLAVKCLHFLHLSPHFTALVRASLGPASAVPPLLPSSRRLIRSVSSCLRSVDLQVLVADVVPGPPPWKLPSPVVSFTPTAKCDPPPLQLQLALEHVEQVTSSITAPHHLYTDGSLQPDGAAGGAVFSPDLPPPPGGWVGRRLRDRSSTTLCVLNTILDAVSLVRQ; encoded by the coding sequence ATGCAACGGGAATTACGACTTCCATCCTTGGTGGAGAGGATCCACTCCAATGTTACAAGTCTTGCAGTTAAgtgtctccattttcttcacctctctccacacttcacagcGTTAGTCAGGGCATCTCTCGGCCCCGCTTCGGCCGTCCCCCCTCTCCTGCCTTCGAGTCGTCGTCTTATTAGGTCTGTTTCTTCATGTCTTCGCAGCGTTGATTTGCAAGTTCTTGTAGCTGATGTGGTCCCAGGCCCACCCCCGTGGAAACTGCCGTCGCCTGTGGTCAGCTTCACTCCCACCGCCAAGTGTGATCCACCTCCTCTACAGCTGCAACTGGCCTTGGAGCATGTAGAGCAGGTAACATCCTCCATCACCGCTCCACATCACCTCTACACCGATGGGTCGCTACAACCAGATGGTGCCGCTGGTGGTGCCGTCTTCTCACCTGACTTGCCGCCGCCTCCTGGGGGCTGGGTCGGCCGTCGGCTTCGTGACCGCTCCAGTACAACGTTGTGTGTGCTGAATACCATTCTGGATGCTGTTAGTCTCGTTCGTCAGTGA
- the LOC123506368 gene encoding uncharacterized protein LOC123506368 isoform X2 — MFKWLKKVFGLEKSGREYSSSDSTVCTHSGREEVVKWVDQQIQDLQENAQKIDNGDSFSWVPLSTPSTVPPSPPHIRFSLSKPSSPSPQTSPSPPVTRNSPLKQPSLPSPPPRVTRNSPLKQPSLPSPLPRVTQNSPLKQPSLPSPSPRVTQNSPLKQPSLPSPLPRVTQNSPLKQPSLPSPPPRVTRNSLLEQSPLPSPSQPLLPKSPPKPRPSSRPPTPPLLDYSSNSTHTDGNASLPVGQSLKLPYISPKLSSQKEVPSPPSNTQTRLLSGTQAATRASNAQSLLEVSQDKKSSLSEVGISKVTPKHDILPAFEVKVGQTDMKVAGSKAVVSKIQQKSYPSCLLPTTLTNTIGELVTVNGTRYVRVKSKEEVMLVSLNAGPKGDAPCRVVWESGRPVPIFELSDLTLVNIDAFLSPKNERMQAMVVWQKEKPNTCLQLLDNTYIFLGGRSLTCQRKSLNVSAKNLNVTYDGKKVSAEVSNVVAFKENEVITMTEFLKLCHDEFYASVFRMLEGTGSGRVVYVCTCLWIGRRPVFEKLPIKLTRENVYKKISYGLYSPSGNTRTLYCDVNASLNLAKGAATIEVEVDGSCKSLEATHLLNMKSEKLKQHTPVQVRAHVLKEMCGGRENWSAVMIHLSEPTGSDVSSTWVAAEHTAPNINEDGAIQNTSVWSPRKGNTLNREGASISPTQRANISGAPKTSVPTGQKASVQYVPKPTVPMGKTQPKSASLSNLSLSTTAQENNAWSLELRSKYLTCSVAASKPNAAVAVGEGKAILVSRSILFVDQVKCPSSANLQSLLKNYQNLGVIFTESKETLTDMNFTMKYVALVAWAGKKPINANDIVRNRLSEMKLASVSALNAVMKVEASCCIKSVQNNRVTVLVCSKYLDNGQGIALTKLGNIYLDATPITLTAAMKLKKLFWNCELHIADGGKQLSVPLAWRGRKPATGAMLGTSTSQPRQAQSTDDLSDTLNGHRITPPLPCCKVVAGVVTEVLAEGGRVKAEDGRRFTFSIDACFLYDLCLHQMKAREMLVVGMKVEIEVTYSGGSEVVRRVWLADRGASPTSSHFPEPKLDSWCRMNGVSTDTRQLLMKEAELLSPSLFPTAARGEATTIVDISA; from the exons ATGTTCAAATGGCTCAAAAAAGTGTTCGGTCTTGAGAAGTCAGGAAGAGAGTACTCGTCCAGTGACAGCACCGTCTGTACACACAGCGGCAGGGAGGAGGTCGTGAAGTGGGTGGACCAACAGATCCAAGATCTTCAGGAAAATGctcaaaaaatagataatggagATTCATTTTCTTGGGTACCATTATCTACACCGTCTACTGTACCCCCTTCACCGCCACACATACGGTTCTCTCTGTCGAAAccgtcttctccttcccctcaaacatcaccatctccaccagTCACACGAAACTCTCCACTGAAGcagccttctcttccttctccaccaccacgagTGACACGAAACTCTCCACTGAAacagccttctcttccttctccactaccACGAGTCACACAAAACTCTCCACTGAAacagccttctcttccttctccatcaccacGAGTCACACAAAACTCTCCACTGAAacagccttctcttccttctccactaccACGAGTCACACAAAACTCTCCACTGAAacagccttctcttccttctccaccaccacgagTCACACGAAACTCTCTACTGGAacagtctcctcttccttctccttcacagcCACTCCTTCCAAAGTCTCCACCTAAGCCACGTCCTTCGTCTCgtcctccaacaccaccactgcttgaCTACTCTTCAAATTCCACACACACTGATGGCAATGCCTCCTTGCCTGTTGGCCAGTCTTTGAAGCTGCCTTATATCTCACCAAAACTCTCATCGCAGAAGGAGGTGCCATCCCCACCCTCCAACACACAGACAAGACTCTTATCAGGAACACAAGCTGCTACAAGAGCATCTAACGCACAGAGTCTGTTGGAGGTGTCCCAAGACAAAAAATCTTCACTTTCTGAGGTCGGCATTTCCAAAGTTACCCCAAAACATGATATTCTGCCGGCTTTTGAGGTCAAGGTTGGCCAGACTGACATGAAGGTGGCGGGCAGTAAGGCAGTAGTCTCCAAGATTCAGCAGAAGTCATATCCCAGCTGCTTGCTACCTACCACGCTCACAAATACCATCGGAGAGCTTGTCACTGTGAATGGAACGAGATACGTGCGGGTTAAGAGTAAGGAAGAGGTGATGTTGGTGTCCTTGAATGCAGGACCCAAGGGGGATGCACCGTGCAGGGTGGTGTGGGAGTCTGGCAGGCCAGTACCCATCTTTGAACTTAGTGACTTGACTCTTGTTAACATTGATGCCTTTTTGTCACCCAAGAATGAGAGAATGCAAGCGATGGTAGTCTGGCAGAAGGAAAAACCTAACACGTGTCTGCAGCTTCTTGACAACACGTACATCTTCCTGGGTGGTCGGAGTCTCACTTGCCAACGGAAATCACTGAACGTCTCTGCTAAAAACTTAAATGTAACTTATGACGGAAAAAAAGTCTCAGCAGAAGTAAGTAATGTTGTTGCattcaaagaaaatgaagtgattACGATGACTGAATTTCTTAAGCTTTGTCATGATGAATTTTATGCCAGCGTGTTCAGGATGCTAGAGGGGACTGGCAGTGGACGAGTGGTGTACGTGTGTACATGTCTTTGGATAGGAAGGAGGCCTGTCTTTGAAAAGTTGCCAATTAAGTTAacgagagagaatgtgtataaGAAAATCTCATATGGGCTTTATTCCCCTTCTGGCAACACGAGAACTCTTTATTGCGACGTGAACGCCAGTTTGAACCTTGCTAAAGGCGCTGCAACCATAGAAGTGGAGGTAGACGGGTCATGCAAGTCTCTAGAGGCCACCCATCTACTTAACATGAAGTCTGAGAAGCTTAAACAACATACTCCGGTCCAAGTTCGTGCCCACGTCCTGAAGGAGATGTGTGGTGGAAGGGAGAATTGGTCAGCTGTCATGATACACCTCTCTGAGCCTACAGGATCTGATGTATCATCGACGTGGGTCGCAGCAGAACATACAGCTCCGAACATCAACGAGGATGGTGCCATCCAAAACACCAGTGTTTGGTCACCACGGAAAGGTAACACTCTGAATAGAGAGGGAGCCAGCATTTCACCCACACAAAGAGCTAACATTTCAGGTGCACCAAAGACTAGCGTACCAACTGGACAGAAGGCTAGTGTTCAGTATGTACCAAAACCAACTGTTCCAATGGGAAAAACACAGCCAAAGAGTGCCAGCCTGAGTAACCTATCTCTCTCAACCACTGCACAGGAAAATAATGCATGGAGCTTGGAGTTAAGGAGCAAGTACTTGACCTGCTCAGTGGCGGCATCAAAACCCAATGCTGCGGTGGCAGTAGGTGAAGGAAAAGCAATCCTGGTGTCTAGAAGTATCCTTTTTGTCGATCAGGTAAAGTGTCCTTCATCAGCAAATCTTCAGTCTCTGCTCAAGAACTACCAAAACTTGGGTGTTATATTCACAGAATCAAAAGAGACATTAACTGACATGAATTTCACCATGAAGTATGTGGCACTTGTTGCTTGGGCAGGAAAGAAACCCATCAATGCCAATGACATTGTTCGAAACCGGCTATCTGAGATGAAATTGGCATCAGTTTCTGCCCTTAATGCTGTTATGAAAGTAGAGGCCAGTTGCTGCATTAAATCAGTGCAAAACAATAGAGTGACTGTATTAGTCTGTAGCAAATATCTCGACAATGGTCAAGGCATTGCTCTCACAAAGCTTGGCAACATCTACCTGGATGCGACGCCGATAACGCTGACTGCGGCGATGAAGTTAAAGAAACTGTTTTGGAATTGTGAGCTTCATATAGCAGATGGCGGGAAGCAGCTGTCAGTTCCTTTGGCTTGGCGTGGGAGGAAACCCGCGACTGGTGCAATGCTGGGGACCTCCACAAGCCAGCCCCGCCAGGCACAAAGCACGGACGATCTGAGTGACACCCTCAATGGACACCGAATAACGCCACCTCTGCCATGTTGTAAG GTGGTAGCGGGCGTAGTGACTGAGGTGCTAGCTGAAGGGGGCCGTGTAAAGGCGGAAGATGGTCGGCGTTTCACCTTCTCCATCGACGCCTGCTTCCTCTATGACTTGTGTCTCCACCAGATGAAGGCGCGGGAGATGCTGGTGGTTG GCATGAAGGTGGAGATCGAGGTGACGTATTCCGGTGGCAGCGAGGTAGTGCGGCGAGTTTGGCTGGCAGATCGCGGCGCCTCCCCTACCTCCTCCCATTTTCCCGAGCCCAAACTAGACTCCTGGTGCAGAATGAACGGCGTCTCCACCGACACGCGGCAGCTCCTG ATGAAGGAAGCCGAGctgctctccccttccctcttccccaccgCGGCCAGAGGGGAAGCCACCACGATCGTCGACATCAGTGCCTAG